The genomic DNA GGAATGGCTGGATTCTTGGAGATTCGAGCAGCAAATGGCTCATACATATGGTACAGAGATCGGATCACACAGGCCCGGAGACAGCGCAGCTTCTCCATTGACTCTGGTCGCAGGCGCAAAGGCAGAGAGGCATCCAGCGTGTAGTGCCTGAAACATGACACATTACTCCTACCAATATGTGACCTGTCTTTCCTGGGCTAGGTCAGACTCCTAGGACTCCTGTCTCTGTATGAACCTGGCTGCACTACTCCACCGGACAGCAGTTAGGAGTTGTCCCCTGTGCTCACTCTCATACACACAAATCACCACCTCCTTCATTTATCACTTTTGCTTCTTTGCTATGCAAAATCCAATTTACATATACCTTGTCATCCTGCACTTCTCCAcgcttttataatttttaaatcctATTTCACTCTAAAAAAGGGTGAATCTCTAACTTCATACCAGTACAACAAACTTCAGTTGCTCAAAAAGAACCTGTACTGGGGAAGAGCCACCAGGTTCTACTGTCCCATGTCTCACCAAGTTTCCACTCCCTGCTACCTCAATATCCCTTCCCACCGTATCCTTCCTGCACTTCTGCACCCAGGAGCAAATGCTAGCCTTACGAATTGTATCATTCACTCACTCCTCAATACCACTATACATACAGCAGCCAAAGTACAAAAACTATGAAACTTCAAGATGACTGGCAAATCTAAGAAACAACTAATCCAGTTGAAAGGTGAGGAGAGAGCATCTCTAGCTTTTGAAAATTCTGGCTAAAGTAAACCTCTGAAGAAAAATCACAGTTCTGTTTGAAACCTGAAGTAAAGGCTTTTTGCTGAATGGGGGGAGGCGACAACATAGGGAAGACAATTACCTGGATGAATTAATAGTATCAATTTTAAATTAGAGAGGGGCTCAGAGTCCAAAGGCAGACTCATGCCCAGGCACGgagaagagaaagtaaaaagaggtCACCATCCAGGGAGCAGCTCCAAATCACAAACTGCAATGAAATCAGCAACACAGACAACAGAGTGAGCGCTCTGTAGTCGCACCTTCGGTACAACCTGGTCCAAAAGGCAGCAGTGCAAGTGACAGTCCAGGCCTTCTTACAAATCAGGGAAAAATTCACAATGTCCTCAGGACGGATATAGGAGGCCAGCAATAACCAGATATCCATGGGATACTCTTCTCCACCAGCCCCCTCCAGGTCttctgaaacagaaaacagaattatAAACTTTGACCTTCTAATATACACATATCTAAAGATCCCCAATCATTTCAATTCTCCCAGACCCTGCCTTTTAAGAAAACGGTTTTAAGTAGGTCCAAGGAAGCCTCTCACACTCATCACTTCCTGCTCATTCTAGCTGCTGGGAACTTTTGCTTCCTGCTGTCCAGGTGAAATTCAGCTCTAATAATTCTTCGatggaaataaggaaaatattactATGTCCATTTTACTAGCAAGAAAACAGAGCACTGCCTCCTAGTCAAGGTAAACAGAAGCCAGGTTTTCGGACTCCAAATACAAATTCCAGCTTTGCACAATAAACTCTGCTCTTGGTTTCCCGGCAGTCCCCATCCCACCAAACACTTCCTTCagttcagtcatttaaaaaacaaaactggtttTAAGGTGGTATGAGGAAACCTCCAAGTACAAACTAAAAAACCAGGTAAGTTACAGTGTACTTTCATCACCCAATCACTGCCTGtagacacatttttttccttctagtttCTCCGTTTCATTATCAGTTTGACCTATGATCCTGGCCATACACTGAATATTCAAAGATATTCTGTATTcatataaaatacacattttggaGGCTATCTACAATGATGATAGAACTATTTACACTACTAGTATAATTTATTACACTACTTGTACTCAATTAAATTGTATTTACCACAATGTTTTAGTGTTTCTAAACCTATGGCAGGCAGGCAAGGCACTCAGCACACAGATAAAATGACCTGGTTGACACATGATGAATGGGGAACTGAATGTACCTGGGAACTGTGTATCCCAACCTCCTCCTTCAGGCCTCCTTACTGTTTATTCTCTTGGCCCTGACATCACTATATATCTCAGGTTCAAGTAGTAACTCACTATAAGGATACCTGAATCTgggtaaccctaaccctaaccctaacctttaATTCATGCCTAGTCATAGAGCTATGCGAAAACcagctttcttctctttgctagGCAAAAAGCCCCTACACCACCTCCTGCAAACTGCCCCTGCTTTTCTAAGTGCTTCTGGCAGCTCTATGACTCAATCAGGTTCTTGCATTAGGTTTTTCATAACAGAGACCAATGCCTCTAGGACAACATCCTCTTTTCTTGTTCTTATCCTTTCTTGTAATGTCCAGTAACCATTAAGGCTCAGTCTACTATGTTTGGGTCTCAAGTTCTCCAACAATAATCTCTCTCTGAAAGAGAAAGCTAAAGACTTGTCAGAATTTCCTCCACTGATATCCTTCAGGACTTCTAAAAGCACAGTGTTACCAAAAACAGTCCGTCTTTAGGGACAAAATTCAGTAATTATTGAAGAATTGCTGGTGTTTTAAACATAATTATTAGGAAATTTCAAAATGTAGGAAATGGAATCAGTAaaggaaggcttcatggagaTAAGCCATGAGAACATAAAGAATTTTAATAGGCATAGgttagacagaaaagtattccAAGTGAAATAAACAATTAACATGAGGCACAGATacttagaaaacaaaacacacgTGAGGACAATAAACAGAGATGTCTAACTAGATTCTGATGATACTGAGAAATCAactattaacttttttaaaatgtgagttaaaaaattttttttcaagggcatttggcttttgtaaataaccaccaaaatatttacagagaaaataataggctatctggaaattgtttcaaTATAAGCCAGTGTGTATGTGGTGGGACGGGGAGTAGGGGAGTAGTGGTTAAAACAAAACTGGCCATGAGTTGGTAATTGTTGAATCTGGGTAACGGCTAAATGGGACCCACTATACTATTCTCTCTTTTGTTTATGTTTCATTAAAAAGAagctaaaagaaagaaagaaagaaaaaaaagaccagtTTGACTAGAATGATGGACCCTAATGGCATTAAGTGGAGCAAGGGAATAAAAAAGGAATTATAGTTAGAGTTTATAAACAACAAATCATGCATCTAATAGGTGAATGGTATCCTGAATATAAagagaattcttacaactcagtaCTGAAAAGAcagtctaatttaaaaatggacaagggatttgaacagacatttctccaaagaaaatacacaaatggccaataaccgCATGTTCAACATAATTAGCcatgagaaatgcaaatcaaaacaaacagaTACCACTTTACATCCACTAGAAGAGCTATAATTTAAAAGGtcagacaataccaagtgttggcaaggatgtgtagAAACTGGAATCTTcagacattgctggtgggaatataaaatggaaagTTCAGAAAAGAGTTTGACAATTACTCAAAATGCTAAATACAGTTACCACaggatccagcaatttcactctaatccaacagaaatgaaaatgtatgtccacacaaaaacttgtccATCACATGTCACagcaatattattcataatagccaaataaaaagcaataaaaaacaatgaagtattgatacatgctacaatacaGATGATCCTtcaaaacattatgccaagtgaaagaagctagacacaaaagaccacttattatatgattccatttatatgaaatgttcagaataggcaaatctagagagagaaagaagattaGCAGCTGCTGGTGGGGTGGGAGTTGGGTTGAGAGGGATGAGAAATGATACTAATAGGTCTggagtgatagaaatgttctaaacTTAAATCATGTTTATAGCTGTGAACTCTGTGAACACACTAAACCTACTAAATTGTACATATTAAAGGAGTGAGTTTTATCTTAATAAAGATGTTTATAAAGTCTGTAAGCCATtctgtaggggaaaaaaaaaaacaagccaaGATTAATATCTCTAACAGAATGGTGATGATGAGTAGGGATTCCAAGtgagaaattaaacaaagaaGTGTGAGGACTGTCAACACTAATTTGGGATTCTGGAAAAGAGTAGCATCACTGACTGTAAGTGGTATAACTGCAAAGTAATGTCAGTTCgttaatttattatttcaatatattttaactAATACAAAGTATCTGTCATCTTGACTGTCAAGTACAGGTGAAAGTTCTGGTAGATCTGAAACCAAAACTTAACGTATCATTTATTACAGTAGCTTCCCCCTAACTCTGATTATCGGAACCACTTTGTCTCTAACTACAGCTATTCTGGACTCTACCCCAGGAGGGTCTGATTCATTACGTCTTGAGAAAACCACTGAATGATGGTTTGGAACATTACATACTGTTatctttgtttcatttgtgtGAGTTTTATCAAGATATGAATACCACATACTTTTCTATTTCCCACAATACCTATTAGACATAAAGCAAGCATGAGTAACTGAAGCACACTCAAAAGTCTATAACGTCTACCTTTAGTTGAAGTGAAACTGGTTATTTACAATCCatatatttgagaaaatatttttttgtcatATCTCAAGCTTCCTTACACATTCAGAAATTCAGAAATCCAAAAACTTTGTTTCCACGGTGCCCATGGAAATCTATATGGGTTTTTAACTGAAAATGACATGTTCTCAATGAACAGCCTGAGTTCACAGCTTCAGACATCTATCAAGTGACTTACCAATTCCCAATCCTCTCATATCTAGATAAAAGCAGAAAGCTCTGGTATAGTAAACCCTGACCCACTACTAGGATCCAAACTCTGGCTCTCCACTGGTACGGCCTCTTATGCTACTGAGAAAAGTGCCAGCTTCAAGTTATCACCACAGACTGGCCAACAGTCCAAAAGAGAGCAAGCCCTATACCTTTGtgcctcttgcttttcttttttctggaaatGGTTCTCTCATGGAAGCTCTCCTCCTGGGCATCCATCTCATCACTGCTGTCGATGATGTCACAGGGCTCACCAGTCCCAGCAAAGGCTTCCACTGCAGGAACCTGGGAGGCTTCCAAGCCACAAAGAGATTTTACTAGAAGAAAGTAAGGGGAGAAATGAGATGGCAGAGGCCCATCCAGAAATACAAACAGCTGAAGctgagggaaaggaagggaaaaaaaaaaaaaaagcagtgtgaGTCTGCTAAAGAAAgctgagaatttaaaaataaattttagcattttaaatacaaaaattgtAAAGCAATAGGCAAACTGACTCCAAAGTTGCAAAAACTGACTCCTTAGAAGCGCCAACTTCAGACCTGAAGAAAAAGGGGGTACGTTCTTCTTCCACTATAAACCCTACCAGATAAACACACAAGGGGAATGctattcacatttgcatcaattCTCAGGAGCAATGTTTGAAAGTTGATCCGATTTTAACCCTGTTCTGGGGCAGGAGACAATAGGTGTCATAAAAATGCGAGTTCCAAGACCTGTCTGTGAATAAAAGGCTTCAAAGAGAAGcgtgggaaaaggaaaagaatattatGTAAAGTAGCAAACTGCAGAGTAAGTGAAGAATATATGTGAACTACAGGAGAAAGACTACTAACCACAAAGAAATTAGTGGAAACCACAGAAAGGTACGCAaaggttgttttgttttaatgcaaAAACTCGAAACAGTTCTGCAACAGGAACTGCCTGCCACTGCTCTTGGCTAATCCTCCCCTTCCCCCAATGTATGAGAGTAAACACGTTTATGGGAAGGTGCCCAAATGACTGCAAGACAAACACTGACGCGGAATTCCAGGAAAATAAAACACCTGGTTCTATCTTCCTAGCCTGAGTCTTAAAAGACTGGCTGGAAGCCTACCTTCCTGCTGTACGGCATTGGCGACGGCTTTCTTCACCCGCCCAGATCTCACGACGGCCGGATCCGAGTTGGCATAATCCGCCACCGTCACTGAAACACAGCACCAGTCCTCAAAACAGGCCTTTTCTCTTCAGCGTCCCTCCCACCAAGCCCTCCCGCTGCCCGCCGGTCCCAGGCCCCAGCCGCCCTCCCACCGCGGGGCCTCAGCGCGCGCTCGGCACTGTCCAGCCCCCTCCCGGCCGCCGGCCGCAAGCCCTTCAACGCCCCCGCCCCCTCGCCCACCTCGCCCAGAGCAGGCGTCGTGGGCCCGGAACTTAAGTCGCTTCCCTCTCTTGGGCATGGCTACCGTGTCGGGGCGAGGCCGGCCTACTGGGCCGGGACCCCGGGCCATGCCTCGGGCCGGAGAGCCGGGCCCGGGAGCCGCAGACCAGCCCCGCCTGGCTCCGCGGCCATCCCGCACGGGAGTTCTCAGCTCTCGCGAGAATTTAGGCCAGGCTCCGCGTCGCGTTGGCGGCCGACGCCCCTCTTCGCAAACCAATCACCGCCTGGTCTGGGGCACACGTCATCATCCAGAGCCTCGGGTTCAACCCGCGTCTGACATCTGTGAGGGTAGTTTATCTTTGTTCTGGCAAGTGCGGGGTCTTGCTTTACTTGTAAGTTGATTAGTGTCTCGGACCCGGAACCCACACCCGCGTTGATTAAAACTGAGTTTACATTCCTGCCCTCCCCGATTTTTCTGCTACCGCTGTTTTCACATGCCAGGTTCACTTCAGCCCCCAAATGGATCTACATTGTCACCTTGGTGCTCCATCTCAACCCACATAAGACTTCCTGCTCTTCCAAAGTAGGTCTCTCAAGAGTCTTCACTCTGATTTCTGATATATAAGGAAAAACATTTCTGAATTCTCAAAATGAAGAGAGGTTCTTAAAAGTTTTTCGATCTACCGTCATTCTCCAAACAAAATACTAGAAGGATCAATGAGGAAAGAAATTGTCTTTCCTTTatactgagaaagaaagaagtcgCTGAGTAAAGTTTACAGAACCGTGAGGATGCAGGACCCTGAGATAGTATCACCAGTATGAATCAGGAGTTATTTGGTGTCCTGAGTTGTGTTCTTTGTACTTACTTGCAGCTCCCAAAAGGTGCTAACTCCTAGCTTGAGAAGCATAGTACTTAGGGACCAGGAATCCAACCTGCTGGATCTACCAGAAAATGCTACCCTAAGGTATGTAGAAGATGCCTATTTGAAATCTAATTGCCTAGTACATAGGTGTTCTTTGGGAGAAAACTGACCTTTTAATAACATTGTGGTAACAGACTATTACCAGAGGTTATGCAATAGGTTGTGTCAATTAGAAATTATAATTGAAGctgaatataatttattataatcaTGAACTACTGAAATTTATCTAAAGTCATAACATGAAACAATGGTCTAATAGGCTGTTAGCTGAAAGAaagttgtttcaaatattttccatgtACTTATAATTCATGTTTGCCGTCAAGTTCAAAGTGGAGCCAGTAAGCACTGGGCCTTCTCATTTCACAATGTTATCAATAAATAATTCATAAGGCCCACATGCATGAAGATTTCTGTTCAAGTGGCTTCCTGTTGAAAACATCCAGGCATTGACACTCTGTAGGAAATCAAAGGTAGGAAATCAAATTGCAAAAGATATAAATCCTATTAATATGTTGTCACTATCACAAATGTAAAAGATTTAACTGAAATAATTCTCTCATTTTCAACAATATAATTACTATTTTAATGCACTGGAATGAAATACCTGCCAATCCTAAAATTGTTTGTTTCATCTTTCAAAATTTCAGAATGAGGTCTTAAGCAAGTCCCCTCAGATACTTAACCTCCTTTGACCAGGTTAGTGGATCAAAACACCAATAGAACTTTGATTCCACCTTTCATTACAAAGCAAAACTTTTAATTAATGGCACTGTGAGCCTCCAGACCCGAAGATACAGGTTCTTTCTAGAAAGGCAAGTTGTAAAAGTTTCTAAAAGTTACTGTTATACTTAAGGAGCATCTAGCTATGAGCATAGCTATTAGGACAGGGTGGAAGGAGAGCAGAGCTATTAGGAACAGGGTCCTCAAAGGAGAAAATTTAAGAATGATACATGGATACATATAGCATTAGGATGTTATCTTTCTACATTACATccatcctattttttttttttttggtagtaagTCATCCTTTATTTTGTATTACTTAGTGAATTATAGTGATGGTGTTTGTTTTTAAGGTCCTTCCTTGTCAAAACTTGAAGGTGGCAAATCTATGTTGTTTGCCAGAATTCTCTCTTAAATCTTAATACCCTGTGAAATCCTAAAGCCTAGAAACTGTTGGTTTGGAGGCACTGAAAAGTTATTCCTTCTGATTTGAAGAAATACATAAACAGTAGAATTTCCTATTGGAGTCACATAGTATAAAAAGCAATAtagaaaagtaataaaaagtGTGGATTCTGAAGCCAGATTTACCTGGTTTCAAAAGGTATCTCTCCACTTATGGTCTGCATGACCTTAGAAAAGTTGCTTAATctccctggacctcagtttcctcatctatgtaTTAAAGATAAAGATACATGCATCATAGGGttattgaaataatt from Manis pentadactyla isolate mManPen7 chromosome 9, mManPen7.hap1, whole genome shotgun sequence includes the following:
- the TMEM183A gene encoding transmembrane protein 183A isoform X5, which encodes MARGPGPVGRPRPDTVAMPKRGKRLKFRAHDACSGRVTVADYANSDPAVVRSGRVKKAVANAVQQEVKSLCGLEASQVPAVEAFAGTGEPCDIIDSSDEMDAQEESFHERTISRKKKSKRHKDLEGAGGEEYPMDIWLLLASYIRPEDIVNFSLICKKAWTVTCTAAFWTRLYRRHYTLDASLPLRLRPESMEKLRCLRACVIRSLYHMYEPFAARISKNPAIPESTPSTLKNSKCLLFWCRKIVGSRQEPMWEFNFKFKKQIKEQVCGRVAASNPVRRCSHQPRPGLLPTAGHHPQFHLYSNCHGNGIYPVYYQCEHGHAASSSETCVPRHSCPCWSETAQ
- the TMEM183A gene encoding transmembrane protein 183A isoform X2; its protein translation is MARGPGPVGRPRPDTVAMPKRGKRLKFRAHDACSGRVTVADYANSDPAVVRSGRVKKAVANAVQQEVKSLCGLEASQVPAVEAFAGTGEPCDIIDSSDEMDAQEESFHERTISRKKKSKRHKDLEGAGGEEYPMDIWLLLASYIRPEDIVNFSLICKKAWTVTCTAAFWTRLYRRHYTLDASLPLRLRPESMEKLRCLRACVIRSLYHMYEPFAARISKNPAIPESTPSTLKNSKCLLFWCRKIVGSRQEPMWEFNFKFKKQSPRLKSKCVGGLQPPIQYEDVHTNPDQDCCLLQVTTLNFIFIPIVMGMVFTLFTINVSTDMRHHRVRLVFQDTPVHAGRKLRSEQGVQVILDPVHSVRLFDWWHPQYPFSLRA
- the TMEM183A gene encoding transmembrane protein 183A isoform X1, coding for MARGPGPVGRPRPDTVAMPKRGKRLKFRAHDACSGRVTVADYANSDPAVVRSGRVKKAVANAVQQEVKSLCGLEASQVPAVEAFAGTGEPCDIIDSSDEMDAQEESFHERTISRKKKSKRHKEDLEGAGGEEYPMDIWLLLASYIRPEDIVNFSLICKKAWTVTCTAAFWTRLYRRHYTLDASLPLRLRPESMEKLRCLRACVIRSLYHMYEPFAARISKNPAIPESTPSTLKNSKCLLFWCRKIVGSRQEPMWEFNFKFKKQSPRLKSKCVGGLQPPIQYEDVHTNPDQDCCLLQVTTLNFIFIPIVMGMVFTLFTINVSTDMRHHRVRLVFQDTPVHAGRKLRSEQGVQVILDPVHSVRLFDWWHPQYPFSLRA
- the TMEM183A gene encoding transmembrane protein 183A isoform X4 yields the protein MARGPGPVGRPRPDTVAMPKRGKRLKFRAHDACSGRVTVADYANSDPAVVRSGRVKKAVANAVQQEVKSLCGLEASQVPAVEAFAGTGEPCDIIDSSDEMDAQEESFHERTISRKKKSKRHKEDLEGAGGEEYPMDIWLLLASYIRPEDIVNFSLICKKAWTVTCTAAFWTRLYRRHYTLDASLPLRLRPESMEKLRCLRACVIRSLYHMYEPFAARISKNPAIPESTPSTLKNSKCLLFWCRKIVGSRQEPMWEFNFKFKKQIKEQVCGRVAASNPVRRCSHQPRPGLLPTAGHHPQFHLYSNCHGNGIYPVYYQCEHGHAASSSETCVPRHSCPCWSETAQ